A section of the Solitalea canadensis DSM 3403 genome encodes:
- a CDS encoding glycoside hydrolase family 38 N-terminal domain-containing protein: MRKVILSLFVIVLTVRSYAQLTVPYFGKIEWINGYAKEIKGENINYDSAYPEYATTALLTRCTDGKKEIVWETAPVPQKIKGKYIYFSWVAAHSSGTSAGTRYFDLYLNDEKLLTFTTQPAHQTPDWKFVAADSSALVFHQTKRDGASDAHGLAFLRLPLSKVKPGMPVKLKIVGQAEKSNDWYMTFKFSFEEKADVYPRPFLLKDQQQIIALTALHFGKEEQLHVKINNKELPPFRLQNGVNKFDIPVNAVQKEDSVMLRVAFGSKVLINKFVQLKPVKYRVLHFIHHSHTDIGYSHLQPEVLKIHLKNIDDALQMIESTRNLPKEAQFKWNIESLWAVENYMKQASPLQKEKFIAAVKEGSICLSALYANILTGLSQPEEMFHYTDYADKLRKEYGVTINSAMISDVPGFAWTTVTALAKGGVRYFSSGPNFLGESHPYWGDRAGHFVKTWGDKPVWWVSPSGDEKVLFWTGAKGYSSWHGVAPGGVFERGPGKIASYLNELDKNNYPYEMVQWRYNCVADNGPIDTAISRFVDQWNKKYASPKIVLNTTDKLFEEFEQKYGTQLQQVKGDITPYWEDGAASTAAEEGKNRVNSLRLQQLTTLYAMLNPSQYNQERFYEAWKNVIMFHEHTWGAHNSISQPDVSFVTEQWRIKKQFMLDADEEINGLEKELLQPFSNIKSKKIAVLNTLSWKRSGPVKLSADVSAKSVKDGSGKLLPLQKLKDGSYVFIAQDVPPLGTAIYELTNAEAPIAPTPFILTDNSLSNGKVSVQWDKTNGSLLNLNLGTDFNYAGDFSKQGLNSYWYVPGLNPADAETNGSVQLQVLENGPVLKTISLISDAPGANKLERRMNLYAGSQEVAIENIVDKKAIRNKEAVHFGFPFNETLCKTIIDVGYGSMQYITDQLPGSNMDYLYGRRWLDVNTSDRGVQWMLLEAPLVEPGNMIDERLVVPPSHKEWKKEGKPTATWFSYVMNNYWHTNYKADQEGIARFRYALRPHGKFSYSETEKMGSEFTQPLVALPVNESMGLKGGLFALSNNRIVVTSITPQQDGSFLIRLYNPESSSEQTKIQWQNLKPSQFINTNTGKTFQHNEAISLSGMGVLELRTIK; the protein is encoded by the coding sequence ATGAGAAAAGTCATTTTATCACTTTTTGTGATTGTCTTAACAGTTCGTTCTTATGCGCAATTAACCGTGCCCTATTTTGGAAAGATTGAGTGGATTAACGGTTATGCCAAAGAGATTAAAGGCGAAAATATAAATTATGATTCTGCATATCCCGAATATGCAACAACAGCCTTACTTACCCGATGTACCGATGGGAAAAAGGAAATAGTTTGGGAAACCGCTCCGGTTCCTCAAAAAATAAAGGGGAAGTATATTTATTTTAGTTGGGTAGCAGCGCATTCATCTGGAACCAGCGCTGGCACACGCTATTTCGATTTATACCTTAATGATGAAAAATTACTAACCTTTACCACGCAACCCGCACATCAAACTCCTGATTGGAAGTTTGTTGCGGCCGATAGTTCTGCGTTGGTTTTTCATCAAACCAAAAGAGATGGAGCTAGTGATGCTCACGGGTTGGCCTTTCTACGTTTGCCACTGAGCAAAGTTAAACCAGGAATGCCGGTGAAACTTAAAATTGTAGGGCAAGCAGAAAAAAGTAATGATTGGTACATGACCTTTAAATTCTCATTTGAAGAAAAGGCTGATGTATATCCCCGACCATTTTTGTTAAAAGACCAGCAACAAATCATTGCTTTAACCGCTTTGCATTTTGGCAAAGAAGAGCAATTGCATGTTAAAATCAATAATAAGGAACTACCTCCTTTTCGCCTCCAAAATGGCGTAAATAAATTTGATATTCCTGTAAATGCTGTACAAAAAGAAGATAGCGTAATGCTTCGTGTGGCTTTCGGAAGCAAAGTTTTGATTAACAAGTTTGTGCAACTTAAGCCTGTGAAATATCGTGTGCTGCATTTTATTCATCATTCTCATACCGATATAGGTTATTCTCATCTTCAGCCGGAGGTGTTGAAAATTCATTTAAAGAACATTGATGACGCATTACAGATGATAGAATCCACAAGAAATCTTCCCAAAGAGGCTCAGTTCAAGTGGAATATCGAATCTTTATGGGCGGTTGAAAATTATATGAAACAGGCTTCACCCTTACAAAAAGAGAAGTTTATCGCGGCTGTAAAGGAAGGAAGCATTTGCCTTTCTGCCTTGTATGCTAATATTCTTACCGGTCTTAGTCAGCCGGAAGAAATGTTTCATTATACTGATTATGCTGATAAACTGAGGAAAGAGTATGGGGTAACCATAAATAGTGCTATGATTTCGGATGTGCCGGGTTTTGCATGGACCACAGTAACAGCGCTGGCCAAAGGAGGTGTTCGGTATTTTTCAAGTGGCCCGAATTTTTTAGGTGAGAGTCACCCGTATTGGGGCGACCGGGCTGGACATTTTGTTAAAACCTGGGGTGATAAGCCCGTTTGGTGGGTTTCTCCTTCGGGTGATGAAAAGGTCTTATTCTGGACAGGAGCCAAAGGCTATTCATCGTGGCATGGAGTAGCTCCGGGAGGAGTATTTGAACGTGGCCCCGGAAAAATTGCTTCCTACCTGAATGAATTGGATAAGAATAATTATCCTTATGAAATGGTGCAGTGGCGCTATAATTGTGTTGCCGATAACGGTCCGATTGATACGGCTATTTCCCGCTTTGTAGATCAATGGAATAAGAAATATGCATCCCCAAAAATTGTGTTGAATACCACCGATAAATTGTTTGAAGAATTCGAGCAAAAGTATGGAACTCAACTTCAACAGGTAAAAGGTGATATTACGCCTTACTGGGAAGATGGTGCTGCTTCTACCGCAGCAGAGGAAGGGAAAAATCGGGTGAATAGTTTGCGCCTGCAGCAATTGACTACACTGTATGCTATGCTAAATCCCAGTCAATATAATCAGGAAAGGTTTTATGAGGCTTGGAAAAATGTAATCATGTTTCATGAACATACATGGGGAGCTCATAATAGTATTTCGCAACCAGATGTTTCTTTTGTAACCGAGCAATGGCGCATAAAAAAGCAATTTATGTTGGATGCTGATGAAGAAATTAATGGATTGGAAAAAGAGTTATTACAACCTTTCAGTAATATAAAATCGAAAAAAATAGCCGTTTTAAATACGTTATCCTGGAAACGCAGTGGGCCTGTTAAGTTATCTGCAGATGTAAGTGCAAAATCGGTTAAAGATGGTTCAGGTAAATTATTACCGCTCCAAAAATTAAAGGATGGTAGTTATGTCTTTATTGCGCAAGATGTGCCGCCTTTGGGAACCGCAATTTATGAACTAACAAATGCTGAAGCCCCTATTGCACCAACACCGTTTATTTTAACAGATAATTCCCTTTCGAACGGAAAAGTGAGCGTTCAATGGGATAAAACAAATGGCAGTTTGTTGAACCTGAATTTGGGTACTGACTTTAATTATGCCGGAGATTTTAGTAAGCAGGGATTAAACAGCTATTGGTATGTACCAGGTTTAAATCCGGCCGATGCAGAGACCAATGGCAGTGTGCAGTTGCAAGTTCTAGAAAACGGTCCGGTACTAAAAACGATTAGTCTGATTTCCGATGCTCCCGGAGCTAATAAACTGGAACGCAGAATGAACTTATACGCTGGAAGTCAAGAAGTGGCCATTGAAAATATAGTAGACAAAAAAGCTATTCGAAATAAAGAAGCCGTACATTTTGGATTTCCTTTTAATGAAACATTGTGTAAAACAATAATAGATGTGGGTTATGGTTCAATGCAATACATTACTGATCAGTTACCAGGCTCTAATATGGATTATTTGTACGGCCGTAGGTGGTTGGATGTAAACACTAGCGATAGAGGTGTACAATGGATGTTGCTTGAGGCGCCATTGGTTGAACCCGGCAACATGATTGATGAACGACTTGTAGTGCCACCTAGCCATAAAGAATGGAAAAAGGAAGGTAAACCAACCGCAACATGGTTCAGCTATGTAATGAATAACTACTGGCATACCAATTATAAAGCTGATCAGGAAGGGATAGCACGCTTTAGGTATGCATTAAGGCCACATGGCAAATTCAGTTATTCTGAAACAGAAAAAATGGGTTCGGAATTTACACAACCTTTAGTGGCATTGCCGGTAAATGAATCAATGGGTCTTAAAGGAGGATTATTTGCGCTCAGTAATAATCGCATAGTGGTTACCAGCATAACACCGCAGCAGGATGGTAGTTTCCTTATTCGACTTTACAATCCGGAATCTTCATCAGAGCAAACGAAAATTCAATGGCAAAATCTAAAGCCATCACAATTCATTAATACGAATACAGGAAAAACTTTTCAGCATAATGAAGCCATCTCGCTAAGCGGAATGGGGGTTTTAGAGCTAAGAACTATAAAGTAA
- a CDS encoding Crp/Fnr family transcriptional regulator, with protein MNELIAFINNFQELDIETEEAIKKYFVKETFKKNEFVVEEGKICSKVCFIKSGLVRRFYFEDGEDITKWIYTNNQFIISLSSFFEQKPSFEYFQACEETVVYSLSYSDEQILLEYPLFSKFHIKQLRLYLSKINEFHHLYKLMNAQEKYLYLLHSFPQIIQKAKLKHIASLMDISQETLSRIRASIN; from the coding sequence ATGAACGAATTAATTGCTTTTATAAATAATTTTCAAGAGCTAGATATAGAAACTGAAGAAGCCATCAAAAAGTACTTTGTTAAAGAAACCTTTAAGAAAAATGAATTTGTTGTGGAAGAAGGAAAGATATGTTCGAAAGTATGCTTTATTAAATCCGGATTAGTACGCAGATTCTATTTTGAGGACGGAGAAGATATAACCAAATGGATATATACCAACAATCAATTCATTATATCATTAAGTAGTTTTTTTGAGCAAAAACCTTCATTCGAATATTTTCAGGCTTGCGAAGAAACGGTCGTTTATTCATTGTCCTATTCGGATGAACAGATTTTATTGGAATACCCATTATTTTCAAAATTTCATATAAAACAACTTCGATTATACCTTTCTAAAATTAATGAGTTTCATCATTTGTATAAATTAATGAATGCTCAGGAAAAGTATTTGTATTTACTTCATTCATTTCCTCAAATTATACAAAAAGCAAAATTAAAGCATATTGCTTCCCTCATGGACATTAGTCAAGAAACTTTAAGCAGAATAAGAGCTTCAATTAATTGA
- the lpxA gene encoding acyl-ACP--UDP-N-acetylglucosamine O-acyltransferase: protein MKNTVIGKKAFIGKNVHIGNFTTIENDVVIGDNTWIGNNVNILDGAKIGENCQIHSGAVLSGIPQDLKYNGEDTTLEIGNNNIIREFVTINKGTISKHKTIIGDNNLVMANAHIGHDCVIGDNTIIGFSVGMAGEVIVGNWINISGLTAIHQFSVIGEHSMISGISRVVKDVPPYVMAAREPLSYVGLNTIGLKRRKFESEKINELKEIYRIIFQENRNTTLALGLIENNFKPTKERDIIIQFIKQSTRGIIKGRDE from the coding sequence GTGAAAAATACAGTAATCGGGAAAAAAGCTTTTATAGGTAAAAATGTACATATTGGCAATTTTACAACTATCGAAAATGATGTAGTCATTGGAGATAATACGTGGATTGGCAATAATGTTAATATTCTTGATGGCGCTAAAATCGGCGAAAATTGTCAGATACATTCCGGAGCTGTATTGTCAGGAATTCCGCAGGATTTAAAGTATAATGGCGAGGATACGACATTAGAAATCGGCAATAACAATATTATTCGAGAGTTTGTAACCATAAATAAAGGAACTATATCAAAACATAAGACCATTATAGGGGATAACAATTTGGTTATGGCCAATGCACATATTGGACATGATTGTGTAATAGGTGATAACACGATTATAGGATTTAGTGTTGGAATGGCTGGCGAAGTAATAGTGGGCAATTGGATTAATATAAGTGGATTAACAGCCATACATCAGTTTTCGGTTATTGGAGAGCATAGTATGATTAGCGGCATTAGTCGTGTTGTTAAAGATGTTCCTCCTTATGTAATGGCAGCTCGAGAACCATTGAGTTATGTGGGACTAAATACAATAGGTTTAAAAAGGAGAAAATTTGAGTCGGAGAAAATCAATGAGCTAAAAGAAATTTATCGAATTATTTTTCAGGAGAACAGGAACACTACACTTGCTTTAGGGTTAATAGAAAACAACTTCAAACCAACAAAAGAACGAGATATAATTATTCAATTTATAAAGCAATCTACAAGAGGAATTATAAAAGGGCGTGATGAATAA
- a CDS encoding TetR/AcrR family transcriptional regulator — translation MNTFTERQVEIMEAASVRIDKFGIQSLTIKNLASDIGLSEPALYRHFNSKNDILLGLLTYFIAEMKTRIALVIAKPHQTAGEELRAIFDSQLNTLIKKPAIVSVIFSESIFHFDDDLSKKVAEIMELMQGHINRNIESGQKASSYSKLINASTLTTIILGSIRLTVLKWKQSGHKSDLVKEGTEVLAAILKMIENNK, via the coding sequence ATGAACACATTTACGGAAAGACAGGTAGAGATTATGGAAGCAGCCTCTGTTCGAATTGATAAGTTTGGTATCCAAAGTTTAACTATCAAAAACCTTGCTTCCGATATTGGACTGTCGGAACCTGCTTTATATCGGCACTTTAATAGTAAAAATGACATTTTACTCGGGTTGTTGACCTATTTTATTGCTGAGATGAAAACCAGAATTGCCCTTGTCATTGCTAAACCTCATCAAACGGCAGGAGAGGAGTTAAGAGCGATATTTGACTCCCAGTTAAATACATTAATAAAAAAACCTGCTATTGTTAGCGTTATTTTCTCAGAAAGTATCTTTCATTTTGATGATGACTTGAGCAAAAAAGTAGCAGAAATTATGGAACTAATGCAAGGGCATATCAACCGCAATATCGAATCCGGACAAAAAGCCAGTAGTTATAGTAAGCTGATTAATGCTTCAACACTGACTACCATTATTTTAGGGAGTATACGACTAACGGTACTAAAATGGAAGCAGTCGGGACACAAGTCAGATCTGGTAAAAGAGGGAACAGAAGTATTAGCTGCAATATTGAAAATGATTGAAAACAATAAATAA
- a CDS encoding VOC family protein codes for MKLFQFILYVADQNRSTDFYRTLLDQEPLLEVPGMTEFELAPSLKLGIMPENGIAKIISEKVPHPANGNGIPRCEIYLVVDDLLPYYERAKQLNAILVSDISFRDWGHKACYFADPDGHIVAFAEELY; via the coding sequence ATGAAGCTTTTTCAATTTATCTTATATGTCGCTGATCAAAATAGGAGTACCGATTTTTACCGTACACTTTTAGACCAAGAACCTTTATTGGAGGTACCCGGAATGACAGAGTTTGAATTGGCTCCATCCTTAAAACTGGGAATAATGCCAGAAAATGGTATTGCAAAAATTATAAGTGAAAAAGTGCCACATCCGGCAAACGGCAATGGAATCCCTCGTTGTGAAATCTATCTTGTGGTAGACGACCTTCTTCCTTATTATGAAAGAGCAAAACAATTAAATGCTATACTGGTAAGTGATATTTCGTTTAGAGATTGGGGACATAAGGCTTGTTATTTCGCCGATCCTGATGGCCATATTGTGGCATTCGCAGAAGAATTGTATTGA
- a CDS encoding DUF5977 domain-containing protein, with protein MKATKFIRTVKLIIGVTILFINYSVNGQNNENPLGTLFNNIPNPPNVASFEKFTNIPITYATGIPQINIPIYQYQSNNGNITVNVSLDYHAGGVKVGEKSSNIGLGWSLNTGGVITRTAMGRDDDVGGYWSLPLIADYYNNVQCDVDCESNKLYKYNKGLEDSEPDVFSFSFNGRSGKFVIGKNNEVFLFPQQNLDIQCIKNAGGVISGFSITDENGTKYYYSEKDNISVDARFTTKSWYLTKISSVLQTDSILFKYKRISQSYAFVKDRTIFFDFNNQRRSEILSKINDNNNYDYTSMTVPVLEEIEFPNEVTVKVLFAETNRCDINGDKAVSSIMVRSQENTVFYNLIQDYFPKNSLTGECGTNTDDQKASIRMILKEVRKSTNKGSENPYQFEYYNIDELPSSLSLAQDHWGYYNGAINNKSLVPNLYGMTMPNAFNIVNADRRVNPEFIRYGSLKKIIYPTGGYTEFELEANDTKMGITVQENPNAVKRYAGGLRVKKITQYDGVNHANDLVRTYNYTYSDGTSSGVLMVQPNYSDDYSYQENGSGNCFGETSTSITANFTIINSSSIYNLSTFLGSPIFYEQVEENIINTSNQLNGKIERRFTSVNDLSAISFPRFIPNFPYKPLVFPDWSLGLLKSETIYNSEGQKVKKIVNTYKHYVNSISDTKKEYFKGVKVALKSYMKQDPRGGGICISTIDFRVHTYYPLTGRVEKTSVIDSSFTNQTPITTVQNFDYENALHQLPTRITKTTSKNESIITQNKYPQDFVDLSSGDELTDGIKTLLNNHVYNSLIEQSVFNKGLTNEEKLLSSTFLQYKSSLPLLDKSFIIDLDRPLIDFQSSKTIAGKVIKDLRYQEAVHYELYDSNGNITQQKKNNGSRSSLMWDKRYSNPVVIVNNSQLSDADYTSFEPGFKGNWIYSGEANKDTIAIMGEYSFKLNEANIEGLSRTGLDINKVYAISYWSRNQTPFFINGIIGSPAIKKNSRGWNYFEHTVTGVNKVSIKGNGDIDELRLHSFDAQMTTFFYKPLLGMMSNNDSKGLINYYRYDELFRLQAMNNHQGDLIKSFSYHYKVNEPGVVFYNTKISQFFTKNDCGSNYTGSRIEYKVSEGKYQSFISQEDANSQALADIAANGQQNANYFGSCDCSGISRKIINGNCEMGVRVVVSSVYDSSIKKYKCTYYFSFSDGSKSETFVDESLKPCS; from the coding sequence ATGAAAGCAACCAAATTTATAAGAACAGTTAAATTAATTATCGGAGTCACTATATTATTTATTAATTATAGTGTTAATGGACAAAATAACGAAAACCCTTTAGGGACATTGTTTAATAATATTCCTAATCCGCCCAATGTAGCGTCATTTGAAAAATTTACGAATATACCTATTACGTACGCTACGGGTATTCCACAGATAAACATTCCAATCTATCAGTATCAATCAAATAATGGTAATATTACTGTTAATGTTTCACTTGACTATCATGCAGGAGGAGTAAAGGTTGGAGAAAAATCAAGTAATATTGGCTTAGGTTGGTCTTTAAATACAGGAGGAGTGATAACCAGGACTGCTATGGGAAGAGATGATGATGTGGGAGGATATTGGTCTTTACCACTAATAGCAGACTATTATAATAATGTTCAATGTGATGTGGATTGTGAAAGTAATAAATTGTATAAATATAATAAAGGGCTTGAAGATTCTGAACCAGATGTTTTTTCATTTTCCTTTAATGGACGTAGCGGAAAGTTTGTTATAGGAAAGAACAATGAAGTGTTTCTCTTCCCTCAGCAAAATTTAGATATTCAATGTATTAAAAACGCAGGTGGAGTTATAAGTGGATTTAGTATTACCGATGAGAATGGAACAAAGTATTATTATTCTGAAAAAGACAATATTTCAGTTGATGCACGATTTACAACTAAATCATGGTATCTGACAAAAATAAGCTCAGTGCTCCAAACCGATTCAATTCTTTTTAAATATAAAAGGATAAGTCAATCATATGCCTTTGTTAAAGACCGTACAATATTTTTTGATTTCAATAATCAGAGGAGATCCGAAATTTTGTCAAAAATAAATGACAATAATAATTATGATTATACTTCAATGACCGTACCTGTTTTAGAGGAAATTGAATTTCCCAATGAAGTTACTGTAAAGGTATTATTTGCCGAAACGAATCGATGTGATATAAATGGCGATAAAGCGGTCTCATCTATTATGGTTAGATCTCAAGAAAATACGGTTTTTTATAATTTGATTCAGGATTATTTTCCTAAGAACTCTTTAACAGGTGAGTGCGGTACTAACACAGATGATCAAAAGGCATCTATCAGAATGATATTAAAAGAAGTTCGAAAGTCAACTAATAAAGGCTCTGAAAATCCTTATCAGTTTGAATATTATAATATTGATGAATTACCTTCTTCTCTTTCTCTTGCACAAGATCATTGGGGATATTATAACGGGGCAATAAATAATAAATCATTAGTGCCGAACTTATATGGGATGACAATGCCTAATGCTTTTAATATAGTAAATGCAGACAGAAGAGTTAATCCTGAATTTATTAGGTATGGATCCTTAAAGAAAATAATATACCCTACTGGTGGATATACAGAATTTGAATTAGAAGCTAATGATACTAAAATGGGTATTACAGTGCAAGAGAATCCAAATGCAGTCAAAAGATATGCAGGCGGATTAAGAGTAAAGAAAATTACCCAATATGATGGAGTAAATCATGCTAATGATTTAGTTAGAACTTATAATTATACGTATAGCGATGGCACATCTTCTGGAGTACTAATGGTACAACCAAATTATTCTGATGATTATAGTTATCAGGAGAATGGAAGTGGAAATTGTTTTGGCGAAACTAGTACTTCTATTACTGCTAATTTTACAATTATTAATAGTTCATCGATTTACAATTTAAGTACTTTTTTAGGAAGTCCAATATTTTATGAACAAGTTGAAGAAAATATAATAAATACAAGTAATCAATTGAATGGGAAAATTGAGAGACGATTTACATCTGTGAATGATTTATCAGCAATTAGCTTTCCTAGATTTATTCCTAATTTTCCATATAAACCGTTAGTCTTTCCCGATTGGAGTTTAGGATTATTAAAGAGCGAAACAATTTATAATTCTGAAGGTCAAAAAGTTAAAAAAATAGTCAATACATATAAACACTATGTAAACTCTATAAGTGATACAAAAAAAGAATATTTTAAAGGTGTTAAAGTTGCCTTGAAATCATATATGAAACAAGATCCAAGAGGTGGAGGCATTTGCATTTCCACAATTGATTTTCGAGTGCATACTTACTATCCGTTAACTGGTCGTGTAGAGAAAACTAGTGTAATTGATTCTAGCTTTACTAATCAAACTCCAATTACCACAGTTCAAAATTTTGATTATGAGAATGCTTTACATCAATTACCCACACGTATTACAAAAACAACAAGTAAAAATGAGTCAATAATAACTCAAAATAAATACCCACAAGATTTTGTTGATCTATCTAGCGGAGATGAATTAACAGATGGAATAAAAACACTTCTTAATAACCATGTCTACAATTCTCTGATTGAACAGAGTGTTTTTAATAAAGGTTTGACTAATGAGGAAAAGTTATTGTCATCGACATTTTTGCAATACAAATCTTCTTTGCCATTATTGGATAAATCATTTATAATTGACCTGGACAGACCATTAATAGATTTCCAGTCTTCCAAAACAATAGCAGGAAAAGTCATAAAAGATTTAAGGTACCAGGAAGCTGTTCATTATGAATTATACGACAGTAATGGAAATATAACTCAACAAAAAAAGAACAATGGAAGCCGAAGTAGTTTAATGTGGGACAAGAGATATTCCAATCCTGTTGTTATTGTAAATAATTCTCAATTGTCTGACGCAGATTATACAAGTTTTGAACCAGGGTTTAAAGGTAATTGGATTTACTCAGGTGAAGCTAATAAAGACACAATTGCCATTATGGGTGAATATTCTTTTAAGCTTAATGAGGCCAATATAGAAGGGCTTAGTAGGACTGGATTGGATATTAATAAAGTTTATGCAATATCCTATTGGTCAAGAAATCAAACACCTTTTTTTATTAACGGAATTATAGGTTCACCGGCTATTAAGAAAAATAGCAGAGGATGGAATTATTTTGAACATACAGTAACTGGTGTCAATAAAGTTAGTATTAAAGGTAATGGAGATATTGACGAGTTACGTTTGCATTCTTTTGATGCTCAAATGACTACTTTTTTCTATAAACCATTGTTAGGGATGATGTCAAATAACGATTCGAAAGGATTAATTAATTACTATCGTTACGATGAGTTATTCAGACTTCAAGCTATGAACAATCATCAAGGAGATTTGATCAAGTCTTTCTCTTATCATTATAAAGTAAATGAACCAGGAGTAGTTTTTTATAACACTAAAATTTCTCAATTTTTCACAAAAAATGATTGTGGGTCCAATTATACGGGATCAAGAATAGAATACAAAGTTTCAGAGGGCAAATATCAATCTTTTATTTCTCAGGAAGATGCTAACTCGCAAGCGTTAGCAGATATAGCAGCAAATGGACAGCAAAATGCAAATTACTTTGGAAGTTGTGATTGCTCTGGAATTTCTAGGAAAATAATTAATGGTAATTGTGAAATGGGAGTGAGGGTTGTTGTATCATCTGTTTATGATTCTTCGATAAAAAAATATAAGTGCACATATTATTTTTCATTCAGCGATGGCTCAAAAAGTGAAACTTTTGTTGATGAAAGTTTAAAGCCTTGTAGTTAA